A single window of Vigna unguiculata cultivar IT97K-499-35 chromosome 1, ASM411807v1, whole genome shotgun sequence DNA harbors:
- the LOC114189856 gene encoding uncharacterized protein LOC114189856 has translation MANISQTFSEGASINRPPLFSGDNYPFWKIRMKIFLESVDKGVWDAIVNGPFIPTKIEEGKAIPKDFLSWTPDENKRAHYDVRAKNIISSALTLDEFYRVSICQSAKEMWDVLEVTHEGTDEVKRARKNTLVQEYEMFRMKAEETIYDVQKRFTHIVNHLIALGKVFEKEELNIKILKSLNRAWQPKVTAISESRDLTTMSMATLFGKLREHELELGRLKEEEEGEKRQSIALKAAAKTDGRSKTKDKETAAEKEDEASDSEAPNLMVKRFSKFLKYKNKSNGKSAAGNRRFSSKKQESSSSAPTCYECGKSGHIKPECPILKIKKKLEEKNEATSKSKRVKKAYIAWEDNDSSTSSDSSESNEEETNLCLMADTKSSDSSVSDLDLESIDESYETRFYQLLDVYNELHEEARKLQYSNNRHKGENRWLENRLKQLETENEELKTELENIEKHKSGDCKKSVLNCENCSKQLERIKYLMSTLTRFTLGRNYLDAMLGSQRSVLNREGIGYAEHENQLGSQLESRKFINMSKPSSIVCFYCCKFGHTSNKCYFKKHGVPEGKYKWIAKNSNVLSNMKGPNFKVGT, from the coding sequence ATGGCCAATATTTCACAGACTTTTTCTGAAGGGGCTTCAATAAACAGACCACCCTTATTTTCTGGAGATAACTATCCTTTCTGGAAAATCagaatgaaaatctttttagaaTCAGTTGATAAAGGTGTGTGGGATGCTATTGTTAATGGTCCATTCATACCTACAAAAATTGAGGAAGGAAAAGCTATACCTAAAGATTTTCTATCTTGGACTCCTGATGAAAATAAACGTGCTCATTATGATGTGAGAGCTAAGAATATAATCTCATCTGCACTAACATTGGATGAATTCTACAGGGTATCAATTTGTCAATCCGCAAAAGAAATGTGGGACGTGTTAGAGGTAACTCATGAAGGCACGGATGAAGTCAAGAGAGCTAGAAAGAACACATtagttcaagaatatgaaatgtttAGGATGAAGGCTGAGGAAACAATCTATGATGTGCAAAAAAGGTTCACTCATATTGTGAATCATCTCATAGCATTGGGAAAGGTCTTTGAAAAGGAAGAATTGAATATCAAGATTCTGAAAAGTCTGAATAGAGCATGGCAGCCTAAGGTTACTGCAATCTCTGAATCAAGAGATCTCACCACAATGAGTATGGCAACTCTCTTTGGAAAATTAAGAGAGCATGAATTGGAACTTGGACGTTtaaaagaggaagaggaaggagAGAAAAGGCAAAGCATTGCATTAAAAGCTGCTGCAAAAACTGACGGAAGAAGCAAAACCAAGGATAAAGAAACTGCTGCAGAAAAAGAGGATGAAGCTTCTGATTCTGAGGCACCAAATCTGATGGTAAAACgtttttcaaagtttttaaagtacaaaaataaatcaaatggaAAATCTGCTGCAGGAAATAGAAGATTCTCTTCCAAGAAGCAAGAGTCATCTTCCAGCGCTCCAACATGTTATGAGTGTGGTAAATCTGGTCATATCAAACCTGAGTGTCCAATTCTCAAGATCAAAAAGaagttggaagaaaaaaatgaggcCACAAGCAAGTCCAAGAGAGTGAAGAAAGCGTATATTGCTTGGGAGGATAATGACTCCAGCACCTCTAGTGATTCAAGTGAAAGcaatgaagaagaaacaaatctatgtttgatggctGATACAAAATCCTCTGACAGTAGTGTAAGTGATCTTGATCTTGAATCTATTGATGAAAGTTATGAAACTAGGTTCTATCAACTACTTGATGTATATAATGAGTTGCATGAAGAGGCTAGAAAGTTGCAATACTCTAATAACAGACATAAAGGTGAAAATAGGTGGCTTGAAAATAGATTAAAACAGCTTGAAACAGAAAATGAAGAATTGAAAACTGAgcttgaaaatattgaaaaacataaaagtgGTGATTGCAAAAAGAGTGTGCTTAATTGTGAAAATTGTTCCAAACAATTAGAGAGAATCAAATATCTAATGAGTACATTAACTAGATTCACTCTAGGAAGAAATTATCTAGATGCTATGCTAGGTTCCCAAAGAAGTGTACTGAATAGAGAAGGCATAGGATATGCAGAACACGAAAATCAACTAGGTAGTCAACTAGAATCAAGGAAATTCATTAACATGAGTAAACCATCTTCTATTGTATGCTTTTACTGTTGCAAATTTGGTCATACATCGAATAAATGTTACTTTAAAAAGCATGGTGTTCCTGAAGGTAAATATAAATGGATAGCCAAGAATTCAAATGTTTTgtctaacatgaaaggacccaactTCAAAGTGGGTACCTAG